GTCTCATCATGGTATTTGGAGCGGTGATGCCTGCGTTTACCGGCTTAGCCAACTGGATGGTACCGCTAATGATTGGTGCGCCGGATATGGCGCTGCCGCGCATGAACAACCTAAGTTTCTGGATCTTGCCTTTTGCGTTTCTCATTCTGATTGCTTCACTGTTTATGCCTGGCGGTGGTCCGAACTTTGGATGGACCTTCTATGCACCGCTTTCAACTACCTACGCACCAGATAGCACGGCGCTGTTTGTATTCTCGGTTCATATCATGGGTATCAGTTCGATCATGGGGGCGATTAATGTGATCGTGACCATTTTCAACATGCGAGCACCAGGCATGACATTGATGAAAATGCCTCTGTTTGTGTGGACGTGGTTAATTACGGCATTCCTACTGATTGCGGTAATGCCGGTACTTGCTGGGGCTGTGACCATGGTGCTGACCGACAAGTACTTTGGTACCAGCTTCTTCGACGCCGCTGGTGGTGGTGACCCAGTCATGTTCCAGCATATCTTCTGGTTCTTCGGACACCCTGAGGTGTACATCATGATTTTGCCATCCTTTGGCATCATCTCTGCGATTGTACCGGCATTTAGTGGCAAGAAGTTGTTCGGCTATCACTCAATGGTGTACGCGACATGCAGTATCGCCTTGCTCTCTTTCTTGGTTTGGGCACACCATATGTTCACGACTGGAATGCCGGTGTTTGCTGAGCTCTTCTTCATGTATTGCACCATGCTCATAGCCGTACCAACGGGCGTGAAGGTGTTTAACTGGGTGGCAACCATGTGGCGCGGGGCATTAACGTTTGAAACGCCGATGCTGTTTGCCATCGCCTTTATTGTACTGTTCACCATAGGTGGATTCTCGGGTTTGATGTTGGCGATAGTGCCAGCTGACTTCCAGTACCATGATACTTACTTTGTTGTCGCGCACTTCCATTATGTGTTGGTATCTGGTGCCGTATTCTCCATCATGGCTGCTGCCTACTATTGGCTGCCTAAGTGGACGGGGAACATGTATGACCACAAACTCAGTTTGTGGCATTTCTGGTGCTCAGTTATCTCGGTGAATGTGCTGTTCTTCCCTATGCACTTCTTAGGCTTGGCTGGCATGCCTCGTCGAATTCCAGACTACGCGATTCAGTTTGCAGATGTTAACCAGATCGTCTCTATTGGCGGGTTTGCGTTTGGTTTGTCGCAGCTTATCTTTCTTTGGTT
This is a stretch of genomic DNA from Vibrio maritimus. It encodes these proteins:
- the ctaD gene encoding cytochrome c oxidase subunit I, translating into MKTDPMEKVKASAVTDADMSRANSTAVLEDDHHDHAPSGWQRWVYSTSHKDIGTLYLWFSFIMFLTGGAMAMVIRAELFQPGLQLVEPNFFNQMTTVHGLIMVFGAVMPAFTGLANWMVPLMIGAPDMALPRMNNLSFWILPFAFLILIASLFMPGGGPNFGWTFYAPLSTTYAPDSTALFVFSVHIMGISSIMGAINVIVTIFNMRAPGMTLMKMPLFVWTWLITAFLLIAVMPVLAGAVTMVLTDKYFGTSFFDAAGGGDPVMFQHIFWFFGHPEVYIMILPSFGIISAIVPAFSGKKLFGYHSMVYATCSIALLSFLVWAHHMFTTGMPVFAELFFMYCTMLIAVPTGVKVFNWVATMWRGALTFETPMLFAIAFIVLFTIGGFSGLMLAIVPADFQYHDTYFVVAHFHYVLVSGAVFSIMAAAYYWLPKWTGNMYDHKLSLWHFWCSVISVNVLFFPMHFLGLAGMPRRIPDYAIQFADVNQIVSIGGFAFGLSQLIFLWLVIKCIKGGQKAEAKPWERAEGLEWTVPSPAPHHTFTTPPKID